Part of the Panicum virgatum strain AP13 chromosome 4N, P.virgatum_v5, whole genome shotgun sequence genome is shown below.
GGCCCCACTGGGGTGTAAAATTTTGCAAATCAAAACGAAGGTTATACAAAATTCCTAAAAAATGAGTATTGCCCTCAGAAAAAATGGTAGCTATTTCGAACTCTTCCAAAAGACCAAAACACAGCCATTATTGGCGCTCAATTTGAGCTACGTACATGTTGTTAATTAATTGCATCTCAAATCTTAGAATTgttaattttgataaaaaaaatatagcaaTCGATGGTTGTGCTTGGAAATGACGAAAATATTCTACAAACAAGTGGACTGATGTCAATGATGAGGTTTTGTGCTTAATTCAAAATACCAACATTGGACGGCATGTGGTTTTGCCAAAGAACGACGAATTCACCAATTGTAATCTGGTAGACATTAAATTACTCGATTAATATATGCATCCGTTTTTGAAAGAATAACATAGGATTTGAAAATATACTAACTACATACATCACGAAAATTGTATCATGCCATATCGACTACTTTCATATGAATAGCAGCTATACATTACCGATGTTGATGGAATTCAAATTAGACATAGAGGGTTAAATATTTAAGAAAAATTAAAGTGAATAAAATGTTAAAAGATTTGACCAGCAAGGTTAACCCACAAGGAAAAGGAGGCAGTTAACTTCTTTTCACGTTTCACATAAGTAATTCGTATTATTGTTTTAGTGGAATCTTATACACCTACCCAAAAAAATATAAGGTGTCgagtttaaatttttttagtggAAATTGTAGATAGCTCTGCCCATATGAAAATGATAAtatttctctcttttttattatttttgtaaGGATTGGAACACGATAAGTAGTACCCAAACATTATGGCATGGTGAAAGCTAATTTATTACctagtaaaagaaaaaaaatattaggtAACTGTACTTTGCAACACTTTAGAACATGTGAATGGAAACAACCATATGAAATTGAACAAAACTTAAAGTTCATCTGAAATAGATTGAATTTCAACTGGCCAGTGAGCTTCCAAATTTAGCCACGCCCACGACAACCTGAGCCCGACAATCAGACAAGATCCGAGGGCTGAAATTCATCCAAACCACACCCTTTAAAAATCTCGACTCCATAAACCCTAGCAAACAAGCCCTCGGCTCCTCCCAAAACACGCGAAAACCCCCTCTCCCGCCTCCACCCATGGCGTCCCTCccgaacggcgccgccgccgccgccggctcctccgGCGCGCACCCGGTGGATAAGGAAGTGGACTTCGCCAACTACTTCTGCACCTACGGTTACCTCTACCACCAGAAGGAGATGCTATGCGACCGCGTCCGCATGGATGCCTACCACTCCTCCGTCTTCCGCAACACTCCCCACTTCGAGGGAAAGGTGAGGAGACCCTTGACACCCCTTAAAATTTCGATTTTTTTCCAGCAATTCGGGTGTCTGATTTGATGAATTTGGCGGATCTGTCACTGTCAGGTAGTCCTTGACGTGGGTACTGGGAGCGGCATCCTTGCCATCTGGAGCGCGCAGGCCGGGGCCAGGAAGGTGTACGCTGTCGAGGCGACTAATATGGCGGAGCACGCGCGGGAGCTCGCGCGTGCCAACGGCGTAGCGGACATCGTCGAGGTGATACAGGGCACCGTGGAAGATGTTGAGCTGCCGGAGAAAGGTGAGCCTTAATTTCTTGATTCTTCTTCTTACTAGGGTAGTGTGGTTCGTCAATTCTGAATCGACGGTAAAAAAAAGAAGTAATCTGTGTCGCAAACTCGCAATTGGAAAGGCACTCCAACCATATGAGCTACATACTTTATTATATCATCAAGAGAAAGTTTCTAATCTTTAATTGAAATATGGTAGTTACCATGTGTCAAGTATTGACTGTTGCATCCTGAACTCGTGTAATTTTGTTACTCTACGTAATGAAATCAGGGCTATGCCCGTGTTGGGGGAAAAAAAGTATTGACTATGTTTCTGTATGCTGTTTGGAACTGCAGTTGATGTAATTATATCAGAATGGATGGGCTACTTTCTTTTGAGAGAATCCATGTTTGATTCTGTCATTTGTGCGCGTGACCGGTGGTTGAAGCCAGATGGTGTGATGTAAGTGTATGCTGCAAGTTATGTTAACAAACACTATCGAGCTTCTTCTTAAATAGAAAACCAAATCCTTTTTCAATCCTTTTGCTCATGCACCAACAACGCACATTTACTTTGTGTAAGATCATTCTTTTTGCAGGTATCCTAGTCATGCTAGGATGTGGCTAGCGCCCATAAGAACGGGTTTGGGTGACAAAAAGATGGAAGACTTGGATATTGCTATGGATGATTGGAATCTATTTGTTCAGGACACTCAAACTTATTATGGGGTCAATATGAATGCTTTGACAAAAGCATATCGTGCAGAACACGAAAAATACTATCTCAAGGTACATTATCCTTATTTCTTCTAGTTCATTCTGCAGTCTTGGAATGTAAAATTCATGGATTTTCTTAGCTTGTGAACACCTTATATCTTTATTAGCAAATTAtgtatcttcttttttttttctcgaatatgcaggagagctgcatatcATTGCATTAATAGAGGAGAGTTTTGGCCAAAATAGCCATAcaccacactcactcacacaacacacacacacacacacacacaaactgaCACAGACACTACACACGCTCCAAAAACAACGAGATATGTATCTTCTTTTAAGAAAGTATAATGAATGTGTTATGCCCTTCTGAGCAATTGGGATAACAATTCAGAATAAAATTATCCTTTTCGCTTTCTTGAAATACTTCTGATTAACTGTTGCTTACATAGTTAGAGGCCTATATTACTATCTCAATTGAAATTTGAGCTCTGTTATTTCATTTAGCTTTTTCATCTTATGAAGCATGCCCTAGATTTTTTCCTAAAAGCTCTTGCTAAGAAATCATCATGCAATAGTAGTCAATGACTAAGCCTGTATGTTTCATGGGCCTTTGCTGCTCAGTTAATGCCCACATGATTGTATTCTTCTGCAGTCTTCGATATGGAACAATCTTCATCCAAACCAAGTCATTGGCCAACCTGCAGTTATTAAGGAAATTGATTGCTTAACAGCCACTGTTGATGAGATTCGAGAAGTTAGAGCACAAGTTATGTTGCCAATCAGCCTGGAAGGAACTAGATTATCAGCTCTGGCTGGATGGTTTGATGTTCACTTTAGAGTATGTCAAAATTTACTTCAGCTCACTTCATTTTATGACAGTGTTACGACTCAAGGAAGGTGCCCATTATGTTTATAATAATTTCAGGGTAGTACGCAAAACCCTGCAGTGGAGGAAGTTGAGTTGAATACAGCTCCAGATGAGCAGGGGGGGACTCATTGGGGCCAGCAGGTTGGTTTTCTGGAATCATTGTTGGGTATTATTCCTAGAATTATGAGCTTAGCTTATCGTTAGGAACTTTTCAATCATGTCTTCTCCTTCAGCTTGTAAAACGACtcataacaaaagaaaatgtgtgaatagaaggaaaataaaattttgttttcttttttgaatttttattaTAGGCAGGAGCAGGGAGCAAACCTTCTCTtgcaaaaaaaggaaagaaacttATTTAAAGATACATGTTTATTTTTCTGATATTAGTCTATATAAGaatgttttttatttatttgacaTAGTAGCATTTGCAAAACAACACTCTTTTCTATTGATTGTGTCATTATTTAAGCGCATGACATTCTAAAAGTAGTTTGCTGGCCTGAAAAAATTCATCAGTCTCCGTTTTCTTTTGAAGGTATTCTTGCTGACTCCACCTCTGAAAGTATCTAAAGGAGACAATGTTAATGTTTCCTTCTCGATGGTTCGCTCAAAGGAAAATCATCGACTGATGGATATGGAGTTCACCTATGAATTGCATGAATTCTCTGGCAGGAAGCATCCAGCAATCACAACCAAGATGTACTTGGAGTAGAGCAAGGTTCGGTTCGCAAACTCTAATTTGCTTATGAATTTTGATTGTTGAATTTATTGTTTTTGTTATTGTATCATATGCAAATGCATTGTGGGGATAATGAAGATCAACATTCACTATTATTTGAGAATTTGCCACTGATTCACTCGTAGTGGCATATGGTTGCTGGTACCACCACTTGAAGCATACTGCATTGCTTTTCTATTGCTAACATGGCTCAGCCTAACCCTTGTTCATTTTGTGATTTATGCTTTGACAGAATACTGACTAGACCTGGTTCATTCGATGAAAGACGGGCACCGATTACCAATTGTCCGGGTGTCGCTGTCGCTGAACCTTTAAATCTTTGCTCAGAAGCTGAGCAACTGTAATCCCTAGTATGATGTGTGGTATTCATACTGGGCTTAAGGCCATGATTTGTACAAGAAGACCATGAGGCATGATGTAGTGCCAGAGATTTTGTTGTATTGGTAATATCTTATTGTTCGATTACTCGAGTAGTGGAGCCATTGCTTCGTTGCTGCGTTGTCAGATTTTGATCCACAGTACGGTATTTATTAACTTTGTGTACAAAATTTTGTTGCATTCGATCAAGTTTGATAAATCCATTTATAATGGCAGAGCGTGATGCAGTTGTTCATCGGCCAATGTCCAGCCACCAATACAACTGGTGAGTGTTGCGGCTGTGTTCGCTTCAGATTGCTGCTGCTGACTGGGCTGTTGCCATCGTCTTTGTGAAGAACAGTGATCACCTGTGTCTCTAGTATAAAACTTGGGGGTAGAGACGTTGCATTGTCTACTTGGCTGTGTTTTCCCTTTCAAGTACGGATCCCTCGACGACGGCATCGCCGGACTCCATGGGCGTCACAGTCGCATCATCAGCCGGCAGCGGCAGCTACGCCCGCATCTACGGGCAGACAAGCttcgaggaccagttccgcatGGCCAAAAGTCCAAAATGCAAGACGAGACCAGACCGGTTCTCGCCAAGATCGGGAGGATCTACGACCAGGTTCAGCTCGACAACGAACTGGTAGTTGACAACGGCGGCTTCTGCTTCGGCCTCCTTGCCCTGCGACCAACATCCTTCTGCTCTTCAGTCCTCCGCGTGCTGGACGGTACAAACGGGGAATCAGACACGGATCTTCAGCTGAAGGAACTGTAGGAATTACAAATcagtaactttttttttggaggTTATCTATCCCGAATCGCTGACATCAGAAAATGACGGGTGCTAGCAAGATTCTCGACTTATATCCAAGTAATATCTCGACCTGCATTATGGCAACTGCCAGCATTGATCAATACGGAGTTGGATGAACGGCTGTAGAAATTTTGCCGAATTAGATCGCTGTACTACTGGAAtctggcacaaaattttgctgGGTTCACCTGTTCTTTTCAGTGTTCACAACCCCAAATTCGTCATATCATTTCATTCAGAGTGGAAGTGGTACATCATGGACTCAGATGCCTTATTAAGTGACCGATACATGGCACCTCAGCACCTATTTACATCCACAATACATTACAGCGTATCAACGTGTAAATTCTTTACGGGGCCTAATCACCAAAATAGCACCGTCATTTTAGTATTTACATGCACATTTCTGACATTACAAACGTATCATCCTGTAAATGCTTTGCGGGGTTCACCTGATGCCCAAAATAGGGTTTATAGTATGCAAAGCGCAAACACAATGTTGCCTTTACCGTCACTCTTCGGAGTAGGAGTAGTGCATTTGGCCACCTCCCACGACAGGTTCAGGTTCAGTGTTCTTCGTGTCAAACTTTTGCACAGTACGAATTGATTTTAAATTTTCTTCTTGTTTCCGTTTCTCTACTTCATCAACAGAAGTGCATCTCGGTGACGCCCTAGGAGGGTCAATGCGGTTGCAGCTATGTGATGAGCAGTTAGGCCAGCCAAGTCGAGTTGCTCAGCGAGTGATGCGTGTTCAATATACCTGTCTGGTAGCACAATGGGTCGCCACTGCAAGTTACAAAGAAAAGAACACCTTGAGATTAGCATACGGAAACAACAGATTGACCGAACACTAACCTTGAAGTTACTACTGATTAGCACATCAAGAGGACTGGGTCTGGAGGCTCCATTGCAAAACACAGACCAAGTTTCGATCTGGGTAGAGTAGTTAcaaaaagcaaagcaaagaggaGAAGATACCTTTATTCGGCCATCAAGTAGACCATCGAGTGAAATAAACTGAGAGACATGCGATCCAAAGCCGCCAACTGTTCCTTCTTCCACTGTGATAAGAAAACTATGCTGCTGACATAGCGTTCTGATTAGATCAAGGTCAAGTGGCTTGCAAAATCTTGCATTTGCAACTGTTGCCTGAATGCCAAAGTTTGATAAAAGAGAACGAGCAATTAAGCATCGCTGGACCACCTCACCATAGCCAAGAAAAGCTATCTCTTTTCCCTCAACAAGAATCTCTCCTTTACCAATCTGAAAAAGGGCACAGCGGCCATTACAACATACATTTCAAATTTTTGTGTTCATTGTTCATGATGAACATTCATGGAGCTTAGATGAAATGAAAAGTCATGTACTTTGCAGAAATAAGCAATCTTTTGTTTTTCAAAGCAATGAATTGCTTTATattttgtaatggtaagaaatATATAGAAATTGTATACTGTTTGTAACATTTATCCTTCCTGGCAATAAATTACGGCAGATGTGCTTGAGTATGATGGCATGGCAAAATAAATTGAAAGGAACCTACCTGAAGTGGATTCCCATACGTTAAGGTGCCACTAGTCCCAACAATGGCACCCCTAGGATACCGGAAGCAAATAGGTCTGTCCTCAACCATTGCAGCTGTTGCCACCATGTCAATAAGTTCATCCTCGTTAGATGGTGACATGACAATCATGTTTGGCAAGCAGGACATGAATGTTATATCAAATGGTCCTGAATTAGTTGGGCCCTCAGACCCCACCAGACCAGCATTTGTGATAGCAAATCGAACTGGTATCTTTTGCATGTCCACATCTTCAACTATCTGCATAGATACGAGATTTATAAAATGTGATGTAATAACAGTAGAGTAGCCTTGCAGATTTACCTAACTAAGCAGAGCTTATGCCCATACTAATTTAGCAGTAGTATGTGCTGGAACCTGATCATATGCTCGCTGAAGAAATGTGGATGGAATTATGCAGAAAGGCTTTAAACCTCCACAGGCCAAACCAGCAGAAAAGGTAACAGCGTGTTGCTCAGCGATGCCTAGGTCAAAAAATCTGTCTGGGAATCTGGACTGGAATAAGCGGAGTGATCGATCCATTCCCATGCCACCATGAACTACCACAATGCGCTTGTCATTCTCTGCTTCTGCTGTTAATGCTTCTACAAAGCAATCATTATATGTCCTAGAAAGTCCAGTTTCTAAAAAATTAAGAAGATCATGACTTGAGTTTGGAGGCCCTGTTATCAGTAAAAAGAAAGTTAATAATCCATAAAAGATTCCTCGAATTC
Proteins encoded:
- the LOC120669010 gene encoding probable 1-deoxy-D-xylulose-5-phosphate synthase, chloroplastic isoform X4, with product MDKILWDAGQHAYAHKILTGRRSLFHTIQQKNGLSGFTSRFESEYDPFGAGHGCNSLSAGLGMAVARDVNGRKNRIVTVISNWTTMAGQVYEAMGHAGFLDSNMVVILNDSCHSLLPKADGQPKMSVNAFSSAVSKIQSSKGFRRFREAAKGLTKWFGKGMHEFAAKVDEYARGMIGPHGATLFEELGLYYIGPIDGHNIDDLICVLKEVATLDSTGPVLVHVITGTEIDTGGNIRSEITPNDEGPPNSSHDLLNFLETGLSRTYNDCFVEALTAEAENDKRIVVVHGGMGMDRSLRLFQSRFPDRFFDLGIAEQHAVTFSAGLACGGLKPFCIIPSTFLQRAYDQIVEDVDMQKIPVRFAITNAGLVGSEGPTNSGPFDITFMSCLPNMIVMSPSNEDELIDMVATAAMVEDRPICFRYPRGAIVGTSGTLTYGNPLQIGKGEILVEGKEIAFLGYGEVVQRCLIARSLLSNFGIQATVANARFCKPLDLDLIRTLCQQHSFLITVEEGTVGGFGSHVSQFISLDGLLDGRIKWRPIVLPDRYIEHASLAEQLDLAGLTAHHIAATALTLLGRHRDALLLMK
- the LOC120669012 gene encoding protein arginine N-methyltransferase PRMT10; the protein is MASLPNGAAAAAGSSGAHPVDKEVDFANYFCTYGYLYHQKEMLCDRVRMDAYHSSVFRNTPHFEGKVVLDVGTGSGILAIWSAQAGARKVYAVEATNMAEHARELARANGVADIVEVIQGTVEDVELPEKVDVIISEWMGYFLLRESMFDSVICARDRWLKPDGVMYPSHARMWLAPIRTGLGDKKMEDLDIAMDDWNLFVQDTQTYYGVNMNALTKAYRAEHEKYYLKSSIWNNLHPNQVIGQPAVIKEIDCLTATVDEIREVRAQVMLPISLEGTRLSALAGWFDVHFRGSTQNPAVEEVELNTAPDEQGGTHWGQQVFLLTPPLKVSKGDNVNVSFSMVRSKENHRLMDMEFTYELHEFSGRKHPAITTKMYLE
- the LOC120669010 gene encoding probable 1-deoxy-D-xylulose-5-phosphate synthase, chloroplastic isoform X2 — translated: MSRKCQPCGPGRSVVELTIAIHYVFNAPMDKILWDAGQHAYAHKILTGRRSLFHTIQQKNGLSGFTSRFESEYDPFGAGHGCNSLSAGLGMAVARDVNGRKNRIVTVISNWTTMAGQVYEAMGHAGFLDSNMVVILNDSCHSLLPKADGQPKMSVNAFSSAVSKIQSSKGFRRFREAAKGLTKWFGKGMHEFAAKVDEYARGMIGPHGATLFEELGLYYIGPIDGHNIDDLICVLKEVATLDSTGPVLVHVITGTEIDTGGNIRSEITPNDEGPPNSSHDLLNFLETGLSRTYNDCFVEALTAEAENDKRIVVVHGGMGMDRSLRLFQSRFPDRFFDLGIAEQHAVTFSAGLACGGLKPFCIIPSTFLQRAYDQIVEDVDMQKIPVRFAITNAGLVGSEGPTNSGPFDITFMSCLPNMIVMSPSNEDELIDMVATAAMVEDRPICFRYPRGAIVGTSGTLTYGNPLQIGKGEILVEGKEIAFLGYGEVVQRCLIARSLLSNFGIQATVANARFCKPLDLDLIRTLCQQHSFLITVEEGTVGGFGSHVSQFISLDGLLDGRIKWRPIVLPDRYIEHASLAEQLDLAGLTAHHIAATALTLLGRHRDALLLMK
- the LOC120669010 gene encoding probable 1-deoxy-D-xylulose-5-phosphate synthase, chloroplastic isoform X3 — translated: MCSMHQWIRYCGMLVSMRMHTRFSQEGALSFILFNRKTAFLVLHLDLRASMIRLVLDMDAIVFLLALFESYFLSGMAVARDVNGRKNRIVTVISNWTTMAGQVYEAMGHAGFLDSNMVVILNDSCHSLLPKADGQPKMSVNAFSSAVSKIQSSKGFRRFREAAKGLTKWFGKGMHEFAAKVDEYARGMIGPHGATLFEELGLYYIGPIDGHNIDDLICVLKEVATLDSTGPVLVHVITGTEIDTGGNIRSEITPNDEGPPNSSHDLLNFLETGLSRTYNDCFVEALTAEAENDKRIVVVHGGMGMDRSLRLFQSRFPDRFFDLGIAEQHAVTFSAGLACGGLKPFCIIPSTFLQRAYDQIVEDVDMQKIPVRFAITNAGLVGSEGPTNSGPFDITFMSCLPNMIVMSPSNEDELIDMVATAAMVEDRPICFRYPRGAIVGTSGTLTYGNPLQIGKGEILVEGKEIAFLGYGEVVQRCLIARSLLSNFGIQATVANARFCKPLDLDLIRTLCQQHSFLITVEEGTVGGFGSHVSQFISLDGLLDGRIKWRPIVLPDRYIEHASLAEQLDLAGLTAHHIAATALTLLGRHRDALLLMK